TATTTTTTCACGAATGTTTGCTTTTCAAAATTTGTTATGATTTTTCCCCAAATTTTCTTTTATAAATTTTCATATAAGCTTGTTCATTTAAATTGATATATTCCTAATTGTTTTATTTTTTGAACTTTTTTAAATCTTTCTCTCCAATTTCTTCCAAATTCCGATGATTTAAACTTTTGTTTAAAAAAATTATCTAATTTCTGTAATATTTGTTTTGAATTTTTGTTTCAAAATTCTGTTTGCTATTTTGATTTATATAATTTtgtgttatatatatatatatttcattTATCTTTGTCACACAAAGTTGCCATTTCTTCCAAATTCCGATGATTTTACATGAGGCTTTTGTTTGGGGAATTAATGAGAAAGACATGATATgatgaaaaggaaaagagacAGGGACCACACATTCACAATTTTATGTCCAAATTCAACTATAGGTAATGCTTCCATTTGTATCCGCCAACCCTAAATTAGCAGGCCCTTCGCCCTAGCAGGACGGACATCTTGGTCTAAGGAGCTCAAGGTTAGCTGCTGTGAAAAAGAAGCTCGAGCAGTCATGGAAAGAAAAGAGAATATGATGGTCAGCTTGCAGATTAGGAATCAAATTCTTTTTCTACATATAAAAAGAATTAAATTCTTTTTATGACTCAAAATTGCGCGGTCAGTTGGTCACCCGAATGAACAATCTGGAGAAACTCAGACATAGAACTAACTGACACTTATATGAAACTGAACCTGGAGAAAGACTATTTTGTCCCCCTCACCTCGCTTTCTTTGATCTTCTGAATACCATCTGCACCTTTGCCTACGACGTCACCATAGGTCCGTTGTAGCTCTTCCACCAGATTCTGCAACGCCATGGCTGAAGTTCCACCGCGGCTCACCGCCGACTCCGCCGCTTGCTGCGCCCACGCAGCCCTCTCCCGCATACTCCTCGCCGCCTTGCTGCCGGCGTCCATCAGCTCCCGCACCTTCTCCTCCACGTCCGCCCGCCCGACGACGTCCGTGCCAGGCCTCACGGCTACCCTGACGCCGACGCCCAGGATGTTCGCGACGTGCCTTGCGTTCAGGTGCTGCTCGGCTATCATCGGCCACGCCAGCAGGGGCTTCCCGGCGGCGAGGCTCTCCATCACCGAGTTCCACCCGCAGTGGCTCACGAACCCACCGACTGCCTTGTGGGCCAGAACGCTTCTCTGCGGGACCCACCCGCGGACGATCCGGCCGTTGGGACCCACGCCCGTCGGCGGCGACCACGTGTCGGATCGGACCGCCCAGAGGAAGGGGCGGCCGGACTGCGCCAGCCCGTGCACCAGCTCGTCGAGCTGCGCGTCCGTGACGTGGGCCTGCGTGCCGAACGAAATGTAGACCACGGACCCCGGCTGCGCCGCCCTCTCGTCGAGCCATGAGAGGCAGCCCTCGGGGTCTTGCTCCTTCTCGCCCTCCGACGAcatgtcgccggcggcgaggaacaGCGGGCCGACGAGCCAGGCGCGGGATCCCGGCTCGTAGAACGACTCCAAGCCCGGCACGTAGTCCTCGTCCAGCGCGGCGAAGCTGTTGACAAGGACGCCCCAGCTGCGCACGTCCGAGTCGCCGATCTCGTGCACGAAGAACCGCGTGAACGGGTTGTCGGGGTCGGCCCTCTTGGTCACCCCGTCCGGGACCTCCTCCGCCCTGACCACCACGTGGTCCGGCATGACGGGCACGTGGAACTGGGCGCCGGGCTCGAAGCTGGCCGGCGGGCTCGCGGCGAGCGCCTTGCAGATCGCCGACGCGAAGCAGGACATGCCGTTGAACACGATGCGGCGGACGCCGGCGTCAGCCGCGACGCGGCGCGTGAACCCGAGGAAGAAGTCGGAGACGAGCGCGAGCGCCGGGGACGGGAGCGACGCCAGGAAGTCCGCGAAGGGGGCCCGCAGGAGCGCCGTGGCGCGCAGGAACGCCAGGTGCAGCGACTGGGACGGGAGGGCGTCGGTGGACTCGACGCccgccggcagcggcggcagcgaCGGGAACGGGAGCGCGACGAGCGACACCGACGCGGGCAGGCGGCTCCGGGCGAAGGCCACGTTGCCCGGCGTGGTGACCAGGGTCACGCGGAGGCCCCCGTGGCGCGCCGAGAGGGCCGTGGCGAAGTGGAGCAGCGGGAGCATATGGCCCTTCGCCATGAAGGGGAAGATGACGACGTGGTCGCGGCCTGAACGTGACACGGGCACGCCGTTCCCGTCGCCGTTGGCCACAGCACCGGAGGTAGTAGCATTGGCCATGGAACGGGCGCCATTGTCGGCAGCGGCGTTGGCCTCGGCTGGTGCGCCGTTGGTGGCGCCGGCGTTGGCCATGTCACCAGTGTCGCCGTTTGCATAGTAGATGTTTTATAGATCCTATTTATAAGTCCGGATCTTTGCCTTCATGTATATCGATctgtttttcttttccccttttgaGAGGGTCGCATGGATCTGTGCTGTGTCTGTTAGATCACATCGTCTGTGTTCTTTGCTAATAAGTTGCGAACATACCGGCTTTGATCGAATCTCCCCGTTTCCTGCATCACCTTCTGCGTGAACAACCAGGTGTAGGCGAGCCGCGCTTTATCTGGGGTGCACGCGGCTGATGCGCCGCCCCGAGCTGCCAATGTGTTTGACTGTATCATCCATCTTTCGGGAGACGGGACTATCCAAAGCTGGACGCCATCTCAGTCAGGCACACAACCAGGATCAGTGCATGCAGGTCTAGTTGTTCATTCACTTGTTTGGTTTGCCTTGTCAATGCCAGCCAGATTGATGAGTAGCATAGGCCCTGTTTGTTTCTTCCCCATATTATTTTAGATTTCAGATTATTTTAGTGGTCCAAAATGTACTTTATTATATTATCCTTAGAGCACAAGCTAGACTATATTATATAATGTAGGGGCAAACTAACAAGTCCTTCGTGGGCAGTTTGATTCGCGACTGCACCTTTGGTGTGCGCCACTGTAGTTGTTTGCGTCCGTTTTTCTCGCTAAATAAAAGCCTGATGCTCATTTTGTTCACGGCAAGTTCGGCGTGGTCAGCAGGGATGTAAATGGGTATCTAATAATGTTTTATAGGTCAACTAAGTAATTATGATGATAATACCATTCTAATTCTTTTCTCCTAAATTAATTACGCACAATATCATCTTAATTCATTTTATCAAATTTTTTGTCGATCCAATGAttcaaaataaatataactcgTATCCCTAGTGGTCAGGAACGCGGTGCAGCTAGGTTTGAAAAAGAACCAAACAGACCCTTAATCTAGTTTGGTGCTCCTAGCATTGTAAaaatagatgaagggagctatCACACAACAGACAAGGAGAACAACTTAGAAGCTGACTGCAGGACATGCATGCTGCATATATAGTGCTCGCTGCCGCCCGTCGATCTTTAGTCTGAAGAGATCGAAGTACTAGTACATTCTCAAACCTCAAACCAACCATATTTATGGCGCAATGCCGCAACACTGTCGGCCATCTGGCTTCAGTTTTATTCATACTAAACACAAGTACAGGAGAGGGTACGGTGTTACACGCTTAGATTGCAGCTGCATCGTCTTAGTACGGTGCGTTAGAGTTCCATTATTCATTCACGCCACCACCGTTGTTGCCAACTTTTTCGTTACCAACCGTACCTTACGAGAACATGATCGAGGCAGTCATCACCCATCAGGGGCGTGGGATCTCTCCGTTCGGTGGTTGAGCGGGCGTACCATGGTATGGGATGCCACCCCTACCCGGGCGACCATAGGGATTGGGGAGACGATGACCGTAGGGGTAACCAGGTCGTACTGGGCACCTTTCGCCGATGCAAGCTGGTAGGTCAGGGTGAAAACCGCCGTAACCTATCGATGGAAATGCATCCAAGCACATCCAAATGTTCCTTTTGTTAGCATCAAAGAATAATTCTACCATATATATTGCTAAACGCCACAAGACGAAGAAACAAGCACTTCATAGGATTATGATTTAACACAACCCACCGTCGCGCGCTCCGTGGCAAACGGAGCCGCCGCTCATGATCACCGCGGAGGCGACGAACAGCGCGATctgcaggagcaggaggagacGGGCGGTCTTGGCGGAGGACGCCATCGCGCTTTGGCTGGCAGCGAGCTGCTCTCCCGGCCCCTCTCGGCCCCTGTGACTGTGAGGTGTGCTAGCTGCGCTGCTTGCTGAAACTTTGTGATCATGGATGCCGTTTTTATAGGCATTACAGGATGAAAGAAGGGAAAAAGGACGTGCACTCTCCCCCCTTATGTCCCATCAAATTTTTGTCCTGAACAATGGCCACTAATTAAGTTTCAGTGGGCCGATTGAGTGTCAGATGAACTGATCGATCGGTGAAGACGTCCTGAGTCGTGAGTAGCAGCAAGTTGGCAGCTAGTCAGCTAGTGCATTGGAGAGAACTTTTTCTCTCCGAAAAGCAAATAAAAGCAAGAGATAACCACTACAGCTGACCCCCTGGCTCACGTTCATGCGCACCGGAAGTCGATTGGTCGTCTCCCGTTAGTCTGATTGCGCAGCTGTAGCCCAACCGTGCGAGACCGGCAAACGAAACTGATGAGTCAACCGGGCGGCGAAATCGGGTCTTCATCTTGAGGAAAATATGTGCTCCCACCGATGGCGCATTTTCGCACTACAGGATTGGGAGCTGCTACTGCCCGTATGGGCGTTAATTTAGGGAACAACGTCCGCCCCTTGGGCCATACGTACACCTACATAGAGTATAATAGTTGTATGTAGTAAAATAAATATGATAACGTGAGAAAAATTCGTAACTCATATCACCGGTCCGAATTAAATTTTAATTGCTCCATTATGTTTCTTAATGTAAAATCTTCAAAAAAAATCACACTTGACTATATTTGGATGGTATTTATATGAAACAAATTTGTATAAGGGTGGAACATTTTATTATAAATTAGGAACAAATATTCTGGGTTAAAAATTTCATTTCATGTTCAACAAAAAGGATGATGAGAAATAAAGTTATGGATATACAATTATGAGTCGAacaaaaaaatatatatctaaaaCAAATCATAGGGGAACAACAATTTGTACGCCTAGAACAAATATACAAAATCATAAAACAAACATTCATACATATAAAACAAATCATGTATACTTATATAACGGAACAATATACATGTAGAACAAATCGTACAGACGCGAGGAAAAAAGTATGCACATTTAGTATACAATATTCGATGGCCGAACCGGGCTAAACATAATTTCAGACTGAATATACATTACATAGGCTGAACTAATTTATATCAGCTAAAATGATCAAAATAATAAGTGAAGAATCAGTCAAATAAATCCCactaataataataaaaaaggAACATGGGGTGGGCGGAGACCCGCGTACTGCACAGCCTGGGCGGACTGCGGAGTATTTCCGCACAAGTGTTCATCTATCTATCTATACTATAATATACTATAAAAGTTGAAACTGCCAGAGGTAAGATGTTATTTTCATTTAATTTTTAATAATTTTTTTATATGTTGCTTATAGGAAACTATGTATTTTAGGTTTCTATATTTATAGAGATCTATGATACATGTAGTTTTTTTTTACTATGGCTCTATGCAAATATATTTTGATCAATTGAATATTTCCTAGCAATGGATGGCCGTAGACCATTTGGAGATATCACAAACACATTGAATTGTTGTAAGCGAAAATTACATGAGGAGCTAAAATTACATGAGGAGCTTGTTATCcatgatgttggcgatggtatTTTTTTCTCATATCTTCTTTTAGTAAATTGTTATTATAAGCTTTGTACTGCATGGTTGTGATTAATAAATAGATGATCTATTCATGGTTCTTTTACAATTGCAGGTGATTCCATTGATCAAAGGGAAACTAAGCGGCAAAGGGCAATGGAGAAGTAAGTAAGCCTGCCAGTTGATAAAAAAGCAGAGTTTAATACAAATAGGTGGGAAACTTACATCGGAAAAAGGCTGAGAGAGAAGCTGCTCCAGATAAACTCATGCAAACTCCTATTGGTAACAAACCAGGCTAGGCATTCCTTTCTATTAGAGCTGGCTCACCACGTCCTAGGCATTCCTTCCTATTAGAGCTGGCTCACCACGTCCCTGCTAATTTGTTGACTAACTAATTCTATAAACATCCACGTGAAAACAATATGCTTCTATATTTAATCAAGGGTTATCTTATATAGATACTAAATATTGCTTCCCTTTTAGACTTTTAGATAGCAAAAATAATTAGTTACTCCATCACGCAATAAATGAGATTTTTTAAATAGTAATTCGATGCAATCCAATCATTTTTAAACAATTTAACTTTAAACATGTGCATGTGGTACCTGTATCTCCACTAGTTCTCTGAAACACTTCGGGGTTTGCTTGTGCAAGCAATCTTTTGCTAAAT
The genomic region above belongs to Panicum hallii strain FIL2 chromosome 4, PHallii_v3.1, whole genome shotgun sequence and contains:
- the LOC112890297 gene encoding UDP-glycosyltransferase 73B5-like, which produces MANAGATNGAPAEANAAADNGARSMANATTSGAVANGDGNGVPVSRSGRDHVVIFPFMAKGHMLPLLHFATALSARHGGLRVTLVTTPGNVAFARSRLPASVSLVALPFPSLPPLPAGVESTDALPSQSLHLAFLRATALLRAPFADFLASLPSPALALVSDFFLGFTRRVAADAGVRRIVFNGMSCFASAICKALAASPPASFEPGAQFHVPVMPDHVVVRAEEVPDGVTKRADPDNPFTRFFVHEIGDSDVRSWGVLVNSFAALDEDYVPGLESFYEPGSRAWLVGPLFLAAGDMSSEGEKEQDPEGCLSWLDERAAQPGSVVYISFGTQAHVTDAQLDELVHGLAQSGRPFLWAVRSDTWSPPTGVGPNGRIVRGWVPQRSVLAHKAVGGFVSHCGWNSVMESLAAGKPLLAWPMIAEQHLNARHVANILGVGVRVAVRPGTDVVGRADVEEKVRELMDAGSKAARSMRERAAWAQQAAESAVSRGGTSAMALQNLVEELQRTYGDVVGKGADGIQKIKESEVRGTK